Proteins from a genomic interval of Hemicordylus capensis ecotype Gifberg chromosome 14, rHemCap1.1.pri, whole genome shotgun sequence:
- the LOC128337549 gene encoding zinc finger protein 420-like — protein MQAGEKFYKCLECGKCFKQRRNLIIHHRIHTGEKPHKCFECGKSFSTSGHLTLHHRTHTGEKPHKCLECGKSFSRSGDLTVHHRTHTGEKPHQCLECGKSFSRSGDLTVHHRTHTGEKPHKCLECGKSFSSSGDLTVHHRTHTGEKPYKCLECGKSFMQSAQITVHHRTHTGEKPYKCFDCAKSFSSSGNLNNHQRTHTGEKPHKCLECGKSFSICGNLKKHQRTHTGEKPHKCLECGKSFSTSEILTIHHRTHTGEKPHKCLECGKNFIRRGELTVHHRTHTGEKPHKCFECGKNFSTSGGLTEHHRTHTGEKPHKCLECGKSFSQRGHLTKHHRTHTGEKPHKCLECGKSFSQRGELTVHHRTHTGEKPHKCYKCGKSFIQRGHLTKHHRTHNGEKPHKCYECGKNFRQIGSLPIHHRTHTGEKPHKC, from the coding sequence ATGCAAGCAGGGGAGAAAttttataaatgtttggagtgtgggaagtGCTTCAAACAGAGAAGAAATCTTATTATacaccacagaatccacactggggagaaaccacataaatgcttcgagtgtggaaagagcttcagcacaagtgggcATCTTACtctacaccatagaacccacactggggagaaaccacataaatgcttggagtgtggaaagagcttcagcaggagtggagatCTTACTGTacatcacagaacccacactggggagaaaccacaccaatgcttggagtgtggaaagagcttcagcaggagtggagatCTTACTGTacatcacagaacccacactggggagaaaccacataaatgcttggagtgtggaaagagcttcagctcgAGTGGAGATCTtactgtacaccacagaacccacactggggagaaaccatataaatgcttggagtgtggaaagagcttcatgcagagtgcacaaattactgtacaccacagaacccacactggggagaaaccatataaatgctttgatTGTGCAAAGAGCTTCAGCTCGAGTGGAAATCTTAATAACcaccaaagaacccacactggggagaaaccacataaatgcttggagtgtggtaaGAGCTTCAGCATTTGTGGGAATCTTAAAAAACAccagagaacccacactggggagaaaccacataaatgcttggagtgtggaaagagcttcagcacaagtgaaATTCTTACTATACACCACAgaacacacactggggagaaaccacataaatgcttggagtgtggaaagaacttcattcGGAGAGGAGAACTtactgtacaccacagaacccacactggggagaaaccacataaatgcttcgagtgtggaaagaactttagCACGAGTGGAGGACTTACTgaacaccacagaacccacactggggagaaaccacataaatgcttggagtgtggaaagagctttagccaGAGAGGACATCTTACTAAacatcacagaacccacactggggagaaaccacataaatgcttggaatgtggaaagagcttcagtcagagaggagaacttactgtacaccacagaacccacactggggagaaaccacataaatgctataagtgtggaaagagcttcattcagaGAGGACATCTTACTAAacatcacagaacccacaatggggagaaaccacataaatgctacgagtgtggaaagaacttcagacAGATTGGATCTCTTCCCatacatcatagaacccacactggggagaaaccacataagtgTTAG